Within Candidatus Bathyarchaeota archaeon, the genomic segment GGTGGCGCTGTTGCGGCGGTGTCGGTGCTCTCTCTAGGATTATTCCTCTATCTTAGGCGGGGGGTCTGGCTGTTCTGGGCCCGCTTTTATGGTGACTATAGGGTTTTGTGGAGTGGCGGTGATGGCAAGCTGAACGGTGTTGAAAAGAGGGTTAGGGAGATTATTAGGGCGGGTGGGGATGTTAGGCTTGAAAACATCGTTAATGGTTGCCGTGACTTCTGCGAGGCCCAGAGTGCTGCGAGGGCGATCTACAAACTTGTTAGGGGCGGGGCCATTAGGCTTGTTGATCCTCAGCCTCCAATGGCATTCGGGAATTATCTTCGGTCAAAGCGTAATCTCGGGTTCATGTTGGCCGTGGCGGTTCTGGCCTTGAGCGTTATATCCGTCTACACGTCTAGCTTAATTCCGGCTCTGGCGTTTTTGAGGTATGCGCTTGGCTCCATCTTCGTCCTCTTTCTTCCCGGGTACGCGTTAATCGAGGCTCTCTATCCGAGGGGAGATGAGCTTAGCCCTTTGGAGAGGCTTGCGCTTTCTATAGGTCTGAGCTTGGCGCTAGTGCCATTGGTTGGGCTTGTACTCAATTATACTCCCTGGGGTATAAGGCTTGATCCAACTGTCTCAGCCCTTTCCATACTTACTGGTGGACTTCTCCTCGTCTCATCGTATAGGAAGTATCTTCTCTATAGGTCTGAGGCTTCTAGGTAGGTCGGGTATGGACGGCTATGTCTAAGGGGAGGGTCGCCTCAGATGTGGCGGGAAAGTTCAGAAAGCCTTAAATATATGGATCTGAAACCTGTATTTACAATACGGAGCACGGTTACGTGTTCTAGGGTTGATAATATTGGAGCGGAAGCTATTAGTCTTACTGGCCACTTTCGGCGTTCTGTCTATTCTCGGATGTTCTATTGGCGCCGCTCCAGTCTTAGGTTTGGTTTCGGTTATGGGGGTCTCAGTGCTGGGCTCCTCAGTTCTAGGTTCTTCAGTGCTGGGGTCTTCGGTCTTAGCCAGCACGACTATTGTCGAGGCGTACTCAGGCGCGGTTCAGCTGATGCAGCCGTTGATCAGTATAATTCTGATCTTACTGCTTGTTTATGTGGAGCTGACGGATCCTTCATATGGGAGTATTAAGTCCGTGTTTGTGGAGATTAGGAAGAGTTGGGCGTCTGTTTCGGCGATTCTGCTTGTTCTCTTCCTGATAATTGTCGGACTTAAGGTCTGGAGCATATTAGCGGCTTAGAAATTTTTGAAGACTGGTGACTGTTGTCGGGTTTATCTTCACATATTTTCTTGGCAGCGAAGTTGACTGGCTACTCTACGTTGGCAGTTCTATTAGTTTGGGCGGCGGCTTATGTTCCCCTCCTATTAAGTCTCGGATACAGCTATGAGCTGCATGTTGTTTCTTCAGTAGTGTTCACTTTGGCGGGTCTTTCCATTTTGTCAGCGTCTAGATCCTCTAGCTCCACACGCGTTAAGGTTCTCTTGTCGATTGTTACTTGTGTGGTGCTTGTTGAGGAGCTCCTGTTGAATAGTGTTTATGCTTTGTATGGCTTTTCATTCGCATTGGGCGGATTGATATTGTTGCCCCTTTTTTCAGTCAGGTTTCGTGGAGAAGGTTGGCTTAGGGTCGCTTTGGAGGCTTATGCCTTAGTATTTGCGACGAGGATCGTTCTTACACCGCTTCCGGCCGGTTTTCCGAATCTTCCAGCCTATTTGCCAACCGTTTATACACTAATCCTCTTAGGCGTCATCTTCTATATGGCTTCACGTGGGATAAGGTCTGTTGACGTAAGGGTTCATCTTGGCAGGTGTAGGCTGGCAGGGCAGTTGCTCTTAGGCTTCGCTGCGGGAGCCCTTGTAGGCGTCGTTGAGTATTTCATATTGAAGCCTAAACCCGTCTTATCAGGCGCTCCAGTAGTACAGACCCTAGCATATATCATCATAGTCCTGTCCATCATGGTTGGAGTCGTTGAGGAGTTTCTGTTTCGAGGGCTGCTCCAGACCTCGCTTGAGAGGGGTTTGCCGGCTTGGCAGGCTATAGGCTTCGCCTCGATCACTTTTGGGTTGATGCATGTTGGCTGGATGAATCCACTTGAGGTTATGCTTGCCTATGGTGCAGGGGTCTTGTTCGGCGTATTGGCTCTTCTTACTGACAGTTTGGTCTCGCCTATTACGGCGCATGCTGTTGGAAACTTTGTGCTATATTTGATCGTTATGGCTTCAGGT encodes:
- a CDS encoding CPBP family intramembrane metalloprotease is translated as MSGLSSHIFLAAKLTGYSTLAVLLVWAAAYVPLLLSLGYSYELHVVSSVVFTLAGLSILSASRSSSSTRVKVLLSIVTCVVLVEELLLNSVYALYGFSFALGGLILLPLFSVRFRGEGWLRVALEAYALVFATRIVLTPLPAGFPNLPAYLPTVYTLILLGVIFYMASRGIRSVDVRVHLGRCRLAGQLLLGFAAGALVGVVEYFILKPKPVLSGAPVVQTLAYIIIVLSIMVGVVEEFLFRGLLQTSLERGLPAWQAIGFASITFGLMHVGWMNPLEVMLAYGAGVLFGVLALLTDSLVSPITAHAVGNFVLYLIVMASGLM